Genomic window (Sinorhizobium sojae CCBAU 05684):
GTCGCTTGCCCGCGCCGATGCCGTCGACCCTTCCGCCTATCAGCGGGCCAGTCTTTCCGACATCGGCGCCGAGGTTGCGGAAGCAACGGCGCCTTTCGTCTTCGATCAGGGCAAGTCGATCGAGTTCGTCGACCACGGCACGGTGCCGGTAACCGTTATCCCCGGGCTGGTGGAGAACATGCTCAGAAACCTGATAGAGAACGCGGTCAAGCATAATCCTCCAGACACCGCCATCGTCGTCACCTGCGGACCCGGCCCACGGGTGACCATCGAGGACAATGGCCGGGGTCTCGTCGATCTGCCGGAGCACAACGAGGATCTCGGCTACGTCAAGCGCTCCGGCCAGCTTGGCCTCGGCCTGAAGATCGTTCATCGCATCGCCGAACTCCACGGGGCGACAATCGCAATCGACACGGCGCGCGACCGCGGGACGAAAATCACCATCGGTTTCGCGGCGTCCGAGTAAGCAATACCGCGCGCTGGCGTGGCATTTATAGGCACGATGCATATTTTTTAATCCGGATCCTATTCTTGGATGCCGTTTTCGTGCCCATTATGCAGTCACATGCTATTCAGCTGTGCAACGTCACCTGCCCTAGTCCAAAGCAGCCCCACGGCCCCCGAGCATTCATGTCCAAGGCTACACTCCTGCTTCGCCGTTTCTTTCCCTCTCTCGTGCCGGTCAGCCAGGTCGAGCGACTTCGCTCGTCAGGCGGCGCTCTGCTCGGAATCCTGTTGACCGGGTTCATCAGCACGCTTGCAATCGGCGACGATGCGAGCCTGCCGCTTCTCATCGCCCCGATGGGCGCCTCCGCCGTGTTGCTCTTCGCCGCGCCGTCGAGCCCGCTGGCACAGCCCTGGTCGATTCTCGGCGGCAACATCGTTTCGTCGGCTGTCGGTGTGACCGCTGCGCTTCTCATACCTGATCCGGTCGTTGCCGCCGCTGTCGCCGTCGCCGTTGCGATCGGCGTGATGCTTCTTCTCGGCTGCCTGCACCCGCCAAGCGGCGCCGTCGCGCTCACGGCCGTGCTGGGTGGTCCGGCCATTCGCGAGGCGGGCTATGCCTTCGTGCTCTCCCCCGTCGCCATAAATTCGCTGCTCATTCTTGCAGTCGCGCTCGTCTTCAACAATCTGACCGGCCGCCGCTATCCTCACCTGGCGCCGCCCGCCAATCCGCACAACACACAGGACCCGCTGCCAAGCAAACGCCTAGGCGTCGCGCCGGAGGACCTGCAGGCGGTGTTGGCGCAATATGGCGAGGTCGTCGACATCAGCCCCGAAGATCTCGATAGTTTCATCCATCAGGCGCAGATCCGCGCATTCACCCGCCGGTCCGGTGAAATCACCTGCGGCGAGATCATGTCTCGCGACGTGGCGACCGTTACCCCGGAAGCTCCGCTAGGCAAGGCGTGGCGCATGCTCGTCGATCACCACTTCAAGGCGCTTCCGGTCGTCACCGAAAAGGACGGCCTCGTCGGGATCATCACCCAAACGGACTTCATGAAGCACGCGACGCTGACGCCGGACGGCAGACTCCAAGTCGGTCTGCGCGAAAGAATCGGCAACATCATCGGCTTGCCGGCGAAATCGCCACGCTTCGTTTCCGAGATCATGACGCGGCGCGTCCAATCCGCTTTGCCGGCAACCATGATCGCCAAGCTCGTCCCGCCGATGGCGGACATGGGGCTGCATCACATGCCGGTGGTGGACGGGGACAATCGCGTCGTCGGGATTGTCACCCAATCCGACTTGATCGCCGCTTTATTCCAGCGGCGCCTCGACGCCGGCGAGAACTCGCGCGACGTCGCCTGAACTTTGTCGGCATACCTCTTGTAGTCAGCTAGAACGACGACTTCCGCATCTGGACGGCCATCGGAGAAATTCATTCGATTGACTTATTCATATGAATGATAGACGATTGATGCCATGGCAAAGAATGACCCCATCATGCAGCCCCGCGGCGACGCCACGCGCGACAAGCTTCTCAATGCCGCGATCGACGTCTTCGGGCGCTACGGCTTCGACGGCGCCACGACCCGCAAGCTCGCCGATGCGGCAGGCGTCAATCTCCAGGCAATCCCCTATTATTTCGGCGGCAAGGAAGGCCTCTTCATCGCCGCGGCCGAACATCTCGCCTCTCTCATCGGCGGCCACGTCGACGACCTACGCGTCGTGCTGCAGAACCGTTTCGCCGAACTCGACGTCGAAAGCAGACAGATGACGTCTGCCGAGGCACGTGGCTTTCTCACACAGATGATCGAGAGAATGATGATGCTCTTCGTCAGCAAGCAATCGGAAAGCTGGGCACGGTTCATCATCCGCGAGCAGATGGAGCCGACGGAAGCTTTCCAGCGCATCTACGGTAAGATAATGCGGCCGATGATCGAGATGGCGCGCCGTTTGATCGGCGCCATTCTGGGGGAGAATCCGGCATCGGAACACATAAGACTCAGGACGTTGTCCTTCATCGGTAGCGTATTGGTCTTCCGTACCGCCCATGCGGCCGTCTTCGCGCAGCTCGAATGGAAGACGGCCGGACCGCGAGAGCTTGAGATCCTGCAGCGCCACGCCGCCGAACTTGTAGCCGTGCTCGGTGCCGAGAAGGGCGACCGACCATGAGAAGAGTCGCCCTCATCCTGCTTCTTCTTACGGCAGCCATCGCCGCCGGCTGGTGGTTCGACGCCCCGGAGCGGCTTGGCTGGATGGAGACGAACCAGCACCAAATTCTCTACGGCAATGTGGACATCCGCCAGGTGTCGCTCGGCTTTCGCGTCAGCGGCCGCATCGCCGAACTCCTCGTCGACGAAGGCGACGCCGTCAAAGCTGGCGACGTGCTCGCCCGGCTCGATGCCGAGCCGCTGAAGCAGGCGCTGGACGCGGCGAAAGCGGAAGCGGACGCCCACAGGGCGGCGCTCGCAAAACTGAAGACCGGTGCCCGCAAGGGTGAGATCGCGCAGGCACAGGCCACGTATGAGGAACGCCTTGCAGAACTGGAACATGCCAAGCTTGCCCATGAGCGTGCCGAGCGATTGCGGCCGGCCGGTACGATATCGCAGGCAGAGCTCGACCAGGCGAGTGCTACCCGCACCGCCGCCGTTGCCCGCGCCGCATCGGCACGCGAGGCCCTCGCCCTGCTCGAGGAGGGCAGCCGCCCGGAGGACATAACGGCGGCTGAAGCGCAGCTTGCAGCCGCCGAGGCAAAGGCAGCAAGCGCCCGTATCGCATTCGAGGACGCGGCACTGCTTGCGCCCAGCGACGGGATCGTTCTGTCACGCGTGCGCGAAACGGGGGCGATCGTTTCCCCTGCCGATACGGTCTATGTCCTTTCGCTCACAAAGCCGGTCTGGGTGCGCGCCTATGTTCCCGAAACCGATCTCGGGCGCGTCCATCCCGGCATGGAGGTCGCGGTCACATCCGACACCAGCCCCGAGCGCCCTTACCGGGGAACGGTCGGCTTCATCTCGCCCGTGGCGGAATTCACGCCAAAGTCGGTGGAAACGCCGGAGCTTAGAACCGACCTTGTCTACAGGCTGCGAATCGTCGTCAACGAACCCGGCCCCGACCTGCGCCAGGGCATGCCGGTGACCATTCACCTGCAGCCTAAGGAGGAGGCATCGCGATGACGGCCCGCGACGAGCGCGGGCCTACTGCCTTCGCGCGCCTGACGGCGGTCACCAAGCGCTTCGGCCGGGCCCCGCCGGCACTCGATGGCATCGAAGCGATCATCCGCGGCGGTGAGATCACCGGTCTCGTCGGCCCCGACGGTGCCGGGAAGACGACCTTGATCCGGCTGATGACGGGGCTCATGCTGCCGGAGCACGGAACCGTCGAGGTACTTGGCCACGACACCCGCCGGCATCCTGCCGCGATACAGGCGGCCATCGGCTATATGCCTCAACGCTTCGGCCTCTATGAAGACCTGTCGGTGCAGGAGAATCTCGATCTCTACGCCGATCTGCGCGGCTTGCCGGCGGAAGAACGCGCCCGCACCTTCGCCGAACTGCTCGAATTCACTGATCTCACCCGCTTCACGACGCGCTTGGCCGGCCGCCTTTCCGGCGGCATGAAGCAGAAGCTCGGCCTCGCCTGCGCGCTGATGCGCAAGCCGCAATTGCTGCTCCTCGATGAGCCCGGCGTGGGCGTCGATCCGATTTCGCGGCGCGAACTCTGGCAAATGGTCGGGAGGCTTACGGAGGAAGGCATCGGCGTCGTCTGGTCGACCGCCTATCTCGAAGAGGCGGAAGCATGTGATCACGTCCTCCTGCTGAACCGCGGCAGGCTCATGTTTACCGGTCCGCCTCGGGAAATGACTGCACGCGTCGACGACCGCGTCTATCGCCTCACAGGCATCGATGGCCGGCGCCGCGATCGGCTCGCGCGCCTGCTCGATGATGAAGGCGTCATCGACGGCGTGATCCAGGGCGAAGCCATTCGCCTCGTGATGAAGCCCGGTGTTACCCCTCCCCGGCCCCTGCAAGATAACGAATCGGCGGGTCGCACCACCGCCGCGCCGCCGCGTTTCGAGGACGCTTTCGTCGACATGCTCGGCGGCGGACCCGGCGGCCGGTCCCGCCTGGCGGAAACCCAGCGATGCTTCGTCGTCGACGATAACAGCCCCGTCATCGAGGCACGCGGACTTACCAAGCGCTTCGGCGATTTCACCGCGGCCGCCGAAATCACCTTCGACATTCCTCGCGGCGAAATTTTTGGTCTGCTGGGGCCGAATGGCGCCGGCAAGTCGACCACATTCAAGATGCTGTGCGGCCTTTTGAAGCCGACCGCCGGCGAAGGACGCGTAGCCGGCTTCGACCTGCGGCGCGACGCGCCCGAGGCGCGCAACCGGCTCGGCTATATGGCCCAGAAGTTCTCCCTCTATGGCGACTTGAGCGTCATCCAGAATCTGAATTTCTTCGCCGGCGTCTATGGCCTGTCGCGCGCGAAGAAGCGCGAACGTATCGAACTGATGAAGGAAATCTTCGATTTCCAGCCAATCCTCGACATGTCGGCGAAGGACCTGCCGCTCGGTCTCAAGCAACGGCTCGCGCTTGCCTGCGCCGTGCTGCACGAACCGGAAGTACTCTTTCTCGACGAGCCAACCTCCGGCGTCGACCCGATCACCCGCCGAGAGTTCTGGACCCATATCAATGGCCTCGTCGAAAGGGGAGTGACCGTACTCGTCACCACCCATTTCATGGAGGAGGCGGAATATTGCGATCGGATCTCGCTGATCTATCGCGGCCGCTCGATCGCGCTCGGCTCGCCGGACGAGATGAAAACGCGCGCCGCAAGCGAGAACCTGCCGGATCCGACTATGGAAGATGCCTTCATTGCGCTGATCCAGGCGTCGGAGGAGGCAGCCTGATGGTTACGCCCAGAAGCTGGAAGGCGCGCGCCGGCGGCGTACGACGCTTTGCCGCCCTGGTGCGCAAGGAAAGCTACCAGATCATACGCGATCCGAGCAGCATCCTCATTGCTTTCGTGCTGCCGATGATCCTCCTCTTCCTGTTCGGTTATGGCGTTTCCCTGGACACGACTCGCACGCGGATCGGCCTCGTCGTCAAAGACGAGACGCCGCTCACGCGCGACCTCGCCGCGAGCTTCGAGGCTTCGCGCTATTTTGCCGTCGTCGAGGGGCGTGACCGCCGCGATTTCAAGGACGACTTGGTGCTCGGACGCGTGCGCGGCCTCGTAGTGATCCCCGCAAGCTTCGCCGCCGATCTCGAAGCAGGGCGCGAGCCGACGATCCAGGTCATTGTCGATGGGGCCGATCCGAACACGGCGAACTTCGTCCAGAACTATGTGCAGGGCGCCGTCGCCAACTGGGAACGACAGCGCACGAACCAGGGTCTGGCGCTTCCTCCGGCGATTGCCGCCGGGCAGCGTTTCTGGTTCAATCCCGAGCTGACAAGCCGCAATTTTCTCGTTCCGGGCTCGATCGCCATCGTCATGACGCTCGTCGGTACGTTGCTCACGTCGCTCGTCGTCGCCCGGGAATGGGAGCGCGGCACGATGGAGGCGATGATGGCAACGCCGGTCTCGGCCGCGGAACTGCTCGCCGGCAAGCTCCTGCCCTATTTCATTCTCGGTCTCACCGCCATGACGCTCTGCGTGCTGATCGCGGTCTTCCTCTTCGACGTGCCGTTCCGCGGCTCGGTTGGCGCCCTTTACGTGCTCTCGGCCACCTTCCTCATGCCGGCCCTCGGACAAGGCCTCCTGATTTCGGCCGTCACAAAGAACCAGTTCCTCGCCTCACAGCTCGCCCTGATCTCCGGCTTCCTGCCCGCCTTCCTGCTTTCCGGCTTTCTCTTCGAGATCAATTCGATGCCGACGGTCATACAATGGATCACCTATGTGGTGCCGGCGCGCTATCTGATCCCGAGCCTGCAGACCGTGTTTCTCGCCGGCGATATCTGGCCTATGTTCGCGCAGGCGATCGCGGTCATGCTGCTGATCGGCGCCATCTTCTTCGCGCTTGCCGCCCGCAATACCAGGAAGAGGATCAACTGACATGTGGTGGGCGAGACTGAAGGCGCTGATCGTCAAGGAATTGCTGGCAGTCCTGCGCGACCCGAAAGGCCGGACCATCCTCATCGGCCCGCCGATCATCCAGCTCCTCGTATTCTCCTATGCGGCAACGCTCGAAGTGAAGAATGTCGATCTCGTCGTGCTGAACCGCGATGCGGGCCATTGGAGCCAGGAACTTGTGCAAGAGATCGGCGGGTCGCCAACCTTCCGCACGATCCGCTTTGCGACAAGCCCAAGGGAGATCCGCGCGGCAATCGATAGCCAACGCGTGCTCGCTGCGCTCGAGATCGGACCCGGCTTCTCGCGCGACATAGAAGCGGGGCGGCCGGCGGAAGTGCAGGTGATCCTCGACGGAAGGCGCTCCAATGCCTCGCAAATCGTTTCCGGCTATCTCGGCCGAATCGTCGGGACGCTTGCAGCCAGGACGCCGGCGGGCGAGCGCGCCCTATCCAATGCAGTCAGGATCGAGTTCCGCAATTGGTTCAACCCCAACCTCACCTATCAATGGTTCATGGTGCCGAACCTGGTGGCGAGCATCGCGCTTCTGATCGGTCTCATCGTCACGGCGCTATCGGTCGCTCGCGAGCGCGAGCTCGGCACCTTCGACCAGTTGATCGTCTCGCCGCTGCGCACGCACGAAATTCTCCTCGGCAAGCTCATCCCGCCGATGATGATCGGACTCTTCCACATCACGATCTATATTCTGGCGGCCGTCTTCATCTTCGGCGTGCCGTTGCGCGGCTCGCTGTTCCTGCTTTACGGCAGCGCCATCTTCTATCTCGCCGCGGTCGTCGGCATCGGTCTTTTCATATCGGCGATCTCGATGACGCAGCAGCAGGCCATCCTCGGCGCGTTCCTGTTCATGGTGCCAGCGATGCTGCTTTCGGGCTTCGCCACGCCGATCGAGAACATGCCCGGCTGGCTGCAGTCGGTGACATTCATAAACCCGCTGCGCTATTTCCTGGTGATCGTGAAGGGCGTATTCCTCAAGGACCTGCCTCTTGCCGAGATTGCGCGCCAGACGGCGCCGCTCTGCATCATTGCCCTCGTCACCCTCTCCGCCGCCGCGTGGCTCTTCCGTCGGCGGCTGGAGTGAAGGTTCATTCGCCGAACGGCCTCTCTGATCTCATCACTGCCCATCCGATCGAAATCGTCGGGAACGCTGATCTGGCCCGCAAGAAAGCCAAGGCGCCGTTTTTCGCCCCCGGAAGGTTGATCGATCGGCACGACCTTCACCGTGGGCTTTCCCGCCTTGGCGATAATGAAAGGCTCACCCCGCGCGGCCTTCTCAACCAGCCGCGACAGGTGCGTCTGCGCCCCGTGTATATTAATGGTCTCCACCGAGTATCTCCGTGGGCATGAACTTAGCCTACCGAACCTAGCTTAACTTGCCCTCGTGAACCGCTCAATCGCAGCGATCTCGGTCTGGCGAATGTCGTGGCCGCCGGGGTGCCATTCGAGTTCAAGCTTCGCCTTTTGCTCTATGAAGTAGCCCGCAAGCGCCTGCGTCAACGGCGCGGGGCAGATCGGGTCTCGTTCGCCCGCGGTGATCAATATTCTTCGGCCCTCGAGCGTCGGGTTGTCCCTCGGCCGAAATGGAATCAACGGATGCATGAGAACCGCGCTGTCGAAGATGCCCTCCTCGATGATAACATTGGCAAGAATATTGGCGCCATTCGAATAGCCGAGGCCGATGATTTCCGAGGCGCCATGCTCGGTTGCGAGCGCCTTGACAAAGCTCGCCATCTTCCGCGTCGCGCGGGCGAGGTCCGGCATGTCGTAAACGCCCTCCCCCGTACGCTTGAAGAAGCGGGCGGCGCCATGTTCCGAAACGTCGCCCCGCGGCGACACGATGGTCGCATCCGGCAACAACTCGGCGCCGAAGCCGAAGAACTGGTTCTCGTCACCGCCCGTACCATGTAGGACAAAAAGGATAGGGCTGCCGGAGGGGCCGGTCTTCAACTTATGCACGTAGCCGTGGTCGGGCATCGGTATCTCCTTTGGGTCTACAGCGCCGTGCGTCCTTTCGGACGGCCAATGGTTTTTGAATTCAACACATCCGCTTTCCGAAAATCGGGTCCGCCTATCGGACCGATGCGCTTATGCGACTGCCCCTCCCCTGGCAGGCGCGAGAGGCGGGATAGGGTTCCGCTTAATCCTCGAGCTTCTGTAGATGGCTTTCGAGGATCGGCCGCAGGTGCTTGTGCTGCTGCGGCAGCTTCAATGCTTCGCCGAGATGGGCGACATCCTCATCGCGATCGAAGCCCGGCTCGTTGGTCGCGACCTCGAAGAGCACGCCGCCCGGCGTGCGGAAGTAGATCGCCCAGAAATAGTCGCGGTCAATGACCGGCGTGACGTGATAGCCCGTGTCCATCAGCGCCTTGCGCACCACAAGCTGCTTCTCGCGGTCGTCGACGGCGAAGGCGACGTGGTGCACCGAGCCCGCGCCCTGCGCGGCCCGGTTGACGTTCGGCATCGTCTCGATGTCGACAAGGCTCGCGCCGTTGCCGCCGGGCACGATCAGCCGTGTGACGCCATCCTTGCGATCGAGTTCCTCATAGCCCATGAACTTGAGCAGTTCGGCCGTGGCGCCCTCGTCGCGCAGCCGCATCGAGACCGAGTGGAATCCGCGGATGGCGTGATCCTCGGCTATCCCGCCGTCGGTCCAGGGCATGCGCGGATCGTCCCGGACTTCGACGAGAGCGAAGCCGTCGCCATCCGGGCCGGCAAAATTCAGCCGCTTCTCGCCGAAGGCCTCCTCTTCCCTCAGACCGCTGACGCCGAGCGCCGCCAGGCGATCGCGCCAGAAATCGAGCGCGCCTTGCGGAACCGAGAACACCGTCGTCCCGACCTCTCCGGTACCGGCGCGGCCGCGCGGCATCTCGGGAAAGGGGAAATAGGTCATCACCGTACCGGGCGTGCCGATCTCGTCGCCGTAGTAGAGATGGTAGACGTCGGGCGCGTCGAAATTCACCGTCTTCTTGACGCGGCGCAGCCCAAGCACGTGCGTGAAGAAGTGATTGTTGGTGCGGGCGTCATCCGCCATCGACGTGACGTGATGCAGGCCTTTGATCTGGTCGAGCATGTTTCGCTGCCTTTCTGCCCATCTTCGATCGGGCGCGTTCGTGACGAACAGATGCGCCTTTTGACCATGCGAGAAAAGGCCGGGGAAACAGACGCATTGTCAATGCGGCGTTGACGCGATTGTCTGCTCGTTTGCAGGAGGTGTGAAGCGCATTTCGGTGGCTGTGATTGCCCCCGATTGCCCCTCACCCCAGCCCCTCTCCCCGCAAGAGGGGAAAGGGGTTTTTCCTCGGCGTTCGCCGCGGGTCCCCTTCGCCCCGCTTGCGGGGCGAAGGTGCCCGGCAGGCCGGATGAGGGGCCATTGCAGCCGAAACAACCGGCGCCGTTCGCCGCCTCACACGTGGAGCGCCGCCCCGATCAAGGTCTTGGTATAGGGTTCCCTAGGCGCCTCGAAGATCGCGTCCGTTTGTCCCTCTT
Coding sequences:
- a CDS encoding VOC family protein yields the protein MLDQIKGLHHVTSMADDARTNNHFFTHVLGLRRVKKTVNFDAPDVYHLYYGDEIGTPGTVMTYFPFPEMPRGRAGTGEVGTTVFSVPQGALDFWRDRLAALGVSGLREEEAFGEKRLNFAGPDGDGFALVEVRDDPRMPWTDGGIAEDHAIRGFHSVSMRLRDEGATAELLKFMGYEELDRKDGVTRLIVPGGNGASLVDIETMPNVNRAAQGAGSVHHVAFAVDDREKQLVVRKALMDTGYHVTPVIDRDYFWAIYFRTPGGVLFEVATNEPGFDRDEDVAHLGEALKLPQQHKHLRPILESHLQKLED
- a CDS encoding HPP family protein, with amino-acid sequence MSKATLLLRRFFPSLVPVSQVERLRSSGGALLGILLTGFISTLAIGDDASLPLLIAPMGASAVLLFAAPSSPLAQPWSILGGNIVSSAVGVTAALLIPDPVVAAAVAVAVAIGVMLLLGCLHPPSGAVALTAVLGGPAIREAGYAFVLSPVAINSLLILAVALVFNNLTGRRYPHLAPPANPHNTQDPLPSKRLGVAPEDLQAVLAQYGEVVDISPEDLDSFIHQAQIRAFTRRSGEITCGEIMSRDVATVTPEAPLGKAWRMLVDHHFKALPVVTEKDGLVGIITQTDFMKHATLTPDGRLQVGLRERIGNIIGLPAKSPRFVSEIMTRRVQSALPATMIAKLVPPMADMGLHHMPVVDGDNRVVGIVTQSDLIAALFQRRLDAGENSRDVA
- a CDS encoding ABC transporter permease, with amino-acid sequence MWWARLKALIVKELLAVLRDPKGRTILIGPPIIQLLVFSYAATLEVKNVDLVVLNRDAGHWSQELVQEIGGSPTFRTIRFATSPREIRAAIDSQRVLAALEIGPGFSRDIEAGRPAEVQVILDGRRSNASQIVSGYLGRIVGTLAARTPAGERALSNAVRIEFRNWFNPNLTYQWFMVPNLVASIALLIGLIVTALSVARERELGTFDQLIVSPLRTHEILLGKLIPPMMIGLFHITIYILAAVFIFGVPLRGSLFLLYGSAIFYLAAVVGIGLFISAISMTQQQAILGAFLFMVPAMLLSGFATPIENMPGWLQSVTFINPLRYFLVIVKGVFLKDLPLAEIARQTAPLCIIALVTLSAAAWLFRRRLE
- a CDS encoding ATP-binding cassette domain-containing protein, which codes for MTARDERGPTAFARLTAVTKRFGRAPPALDGIEAIIRGGEITGLVGPDGAGKTTLIRLMTGLMLPEHGTVEVLGHDTRRHPAAIQAAIGYMPQRFGLYEDLSVQENLDLYADLRGLPAEERARTFAELLEFTDLTRFTTRLAGRLSGGMKQKLGLACALMRKPQLLLLDEPGVGVDPISRRELWQMVGRLTEEGIGVVWSTAYLEEAEACDHVLLLNRGRLMFTGPPREMTARVDDRVYRLTGIDGRRRDRLARLLDDEGVIDGVIQGEAIRLVMKPGVTPPRPLQDNESAGRTTAAPPRFEDAFVDMLGGGPGGRSRLAETQRCFVVDDNSPVIEARGLTKRFGDFTAAAEITFDIPRGEIFGLLGPNGAGKSTTFKMLCGLLKPTAGEGRVAGFDLRRDAPEARNRLGYMAQKFSLYGDLSVIQNLNFFAGVYGLSRAKKRERIELMKEIFDFQPILDMSAKDLPLGLKQRLALACAVLHEPEVLFLDEPTSGVDPITRREFWTHINGLVERGVTVLVTTHFMEEAEYCDRISLIYRGRSIALGSPDEMKTRAASENLPDPTMEDAFIALIQASEEAA
- the hlyD gene encoding secretion protein HlyD produces the protein MRRVALILLLLTAAIAAGWWFDAPERLGWMETNQHQILYGNVDIRQVSLGFRVSGRIAELLVDEGDAVKAGDVLARLDAEPLKQALDAAKAEADAHRAALAKLKTGARKGEIAQAQATYEERLAELEHAKLAHERAERLRPAGTISQAELDQASATRTAAVARAASAREALALLEEGSRPEDITAAEAQLAAAEAKAASARIAFEDAALLAPSDGIVLSRVRETGAIVSPADTVYVLSLTKPVWVRAYVPETDLGRVHPGMEVAVTSDTSPERPYRGTVGFISPVAEFTPKSVETPELRTDLVYRLRIVVNEPGPDLRQGMPVTIHLQPKEEASR
- a CDS encoding ABC transporter permease encodes the protein MVTPRSWKARAGGVRRFAALVRKESYQIIRDPSSILIAFVLPMILLFLFGYGVSLDTTRTRIGLVVKDETPLTRDLAASFEASRYFAVVEGRDRRDFKDDLVLGRVRGLVVIPASFAADLEAGREPTIQVIVDGADPNTANFVQNYVQGAVANWERQRTNQGLALPPAIAAGQRFWFNPELTSRNFLVPGSIAIVMTLVGTLLTSLVVAREWERGTMEAMMATPVSAAELLAGKLLPYFILGLTAMTLCVLIAVFLFDVPFRGSVGALYVLSATFLMPALGQGLLISAVTKNQFLASQLALISGFLPAFLLSGFLFEINSMPTVIQWITYVVPARYLIPSLQTVFLAGDIWPMFAQAIAVMLLIGAIFFALAARNTRKRIN
- a CDS encoding alpha/beta hydrolase; this translates as MPDHGYVHKLKTGPSGSPILFVLHGTGGDENQFFGFGAELLPDATIVSPRGDVSEHGAARFFKRTGEGVYDMPDLARATRKMASFVKALATEHGASEIIGLGYSNGANILANVIIEEGIFDSAVLMHPLIPFRPRDNPTLEGRRILITAGERDPICPAPLTQALAGYFIEQKAKLELEWHPGGHDIRQTEIAAIERFTRAS
- a CDS encoding CerR family C-terminal domain-containing protein; translated protein: MAKNDPIMQPRGDATRDKLLNAAIDVFGRYGFDGATTRKLADAAGVNLQAIPYYFGGKEGLFIAAAEHLASLIGGHVDDLRVVLQNRFAELDVESRQMTSAEARGFLTQMIERMMMLFVSKQSESWARFIIREQMEPTEAFQRIYGKIMRPMIEMARRLIGAILGENPASEHIRLRTLSFIGSVLVFRTAHAAVFAQLEWKTAGPRELEILQRHAAELVAVLGAEKGDRP